A section of the Epinephelus moara isolate mb chromosome 3, YSFRI_EMoa_1.0, whole genome shotgun sequence genome encodes:
- the si:ch211-283g2.1 gene encoding sodium- and chloride-dependent GABA transporter ine produces the protein MEQQRDRPTWSRQIEFTLAGIGCAVGLGNVWRFPYLCYRSGGGAFLVPYLLMLFVLGIPLLYMELTVGQYTRRGPVHALANVCPLLKGVGIASVAISFIMCTYYNIVITWALYYLFSSFQAPLPWQSCNNTWNTPNCTSHATNSSFSSTASQEFFKYKMLQQTSGVEEAGVLRWELLLILLLAWILIYFCIFKGVKSTGKVVYFTALFPYVILIALLVNNAQLPGAIDGIKFFIMPEWDKLLSVEVWVNAAAQIFNSIGIGFGSLLAMSSYNSFNNNILKDTMTIAVINSLTSILAGFVIFSAFGYMSYLQGIPVSDLAVDGPGLVYVVYPQAFANMPVPQLWAVMFFFMLLCLGLDSEFAMVEVMVTSLMDEFYSHLIKFFKRKELFVLAVCSAAFLLGIPCVMQVGIYVFQLMDHYTAIVSIMFLAFFEVVAICWSYGVTRLSDNLKEMTGKRPNIYFRLCWLIVAPGLVTVILIFSIIQFKPARYEHYVFPPWAQGVGWVIAMGSIIWIPLGAVHTLWVLPGSLMQKLKLSVTPYTLNEISKMPYYERGGGAERPGIAVISSNIHLPEKPPTQTNM, from the exons ATGGAGCAACAACGCGACAGACCAACATGGAGCAGGCAGATAGAGTTCACCCTGGCTGGCATCGGCTGTGCTGTGGGTCTCGGCAACGTTTGGAGGTTCCCTTATCTCTGCTACAGGAGTGGAGGAG GTGCCTTCCTGGTGCCATACCTGCTCATGCTGTTTGTATTGGGGATCCCTCTGCTCTACATGGAGCTGACTGTGGGTCAGTACACGAGGAGAGGGCCTGTCCATGCACTGGCTAACGTCTGCCCTCTGTTAAAAG GAGTGGGCATAGCATCAGTGGCCATCTCCTTCATCATGTGCACCTACTACAATATCGTCATCACCTGGGCCCTCTATTATCTCTTCAGTTCCTTCCAGGCACCGCTACCATGGCAGAGCTGCAACAACACCTGGAACACACCAAACTGTACCAGTCATGCCACCAACAGCAGCTTCTCCTCCACAGCTAGCCAGGAGTTCTTCAA ATATAAGATGCTGCAGCAGACTAGTGGAGTAGAAGAAGCAGGAGTGCTCCGATGGGAGCTTTTACTCATTCTCCTTCTGGCTTGGATCCTGATTTACTTTTGCATCTTTAAGGGCGTGAAATCAACAGGCAAG GTTGTGTACTTCACGGCCCTGTTCCCGTATGTTATCCTGATTGCCCTGCTGGTCAATAATGCGCAGCTTCCCGGAGCTATAGATGGAATAAAATTCTTTATTATGCCGGAATGGGACAAGCTGCTCTCAGTGGAG GTGTGGGTGAACGCTGCAGCTCAGATCTTTAACTCCATCGGGATCGGTTTCGGCTCCCTCTTGGCCATGTCCAGTTACAACTCCTTCAACAACAACATTCTGAA GGACACCATGACTATAGCCGTCATCAACTCCCTCACCAGCATCCTGGCAggttttgtcattttctctgcttttggATACATGTCTTACCTGCAGGGCATCCCTGTCAGCGATCTGGCTGTGGATG GTCCAGGacttgtttatgttgtttaccCACAAGCCTTTGCCAACATGCCAGTGCCTCAGCTCTGGGCTGTGATGTTCTTCTTCATGCTGCTTTGCCTCGGACTGGACAGTGAG TTTGCAATGGTTGAAGTGATGGTGACCAGTCTCATGGACGAATTTTATTCACATCTGATTAAGTTTTTTAAGCGGAAGGAGCTGTTTGTTCTTGCTGTTTGTAGTGCAGCGTTCCTTCTCGGGATTCCTTGTGTCATGCAG GTGGGCATCTATGTGTTCCAGCTCATGGACCATTACACTGCCATAGTGTCCATTATGTTTCTTGCATTCTTTGAGGTTGTAGCCATCTGTTGGAGTTACG GAGTGACTCGACTTTCAGACAACCTGAAGGAGATGACTGGAAAAAGACCAAACATCTACTTCAGACTGTGTTGGCTGATAGTTGCTCCTGGGCTGGTCACT GTTATCCTGATTTTCTCCATCATTCAGTTCAAACCAGCCCGCTATGAGCACTACGTCTTCCCTCCCTGGGCTCAGGGGGTCGGCTGGGTCATTGCCATGGGCTCCATCATCTGGATTCCTTTGGGTGCTGTTCACACACTGTGGGTGCTGCCTGGCTCATTGATGCAG AAACTTAAGCTGTCCGTCACACCATACACCCTGAATGAAATATCAAAGATGCCGTACtatgagaggggaggaggagctgAACGTCCAGGCATAGCCGTCATCAGCTCCAACATCCATCTACCTGAAAAACCTCCTACTCAGACAAACATGTGA